One window from the genome of Kluyveromyces marxianus DMKU3-1042 DNA, complete genome, chromosome 3 encodes:
- a CDS encoding ATP synthase subunit b, translating to MPRLPKENTIRKHILDMSAVKELSVPLESNPRDFFKWFQNSDNIGGFFFLCFALSLALLAFVTLLFGLYYFIFAPIPKTEPKRKSIWISIADYQDKLTPKQQELYIEYACKQYEEEMMELRQRQREAMSGTMFPDPKPKPFLTRIKHLFNKPKVYPIKQLHEESPNCYFATAETIDEVEKEANRAASPDQMV from the coding sequence ATGCCAAGACTCCCCAAGGAAAACACAATACGAAAACATATATTGGACATGTCAGCAGTTAAAGAACTCAGCGTCCCACTAGAATCAAACCCACGCGATTTTTTCAAATGGTTCCAAAATTCCGATAACATTGGaggttttttctttctttgttttgcCCTTTCGTTGGCCCTTCTCGCGTTCGTTACATTACTCTTTGGGCTTTATTACTTCATTTTTGCCCCAATACCAAAAACGGAACCAAAACGAAAGTCTATATGGATCTCGATCGCCGATTATCAGGATAAATTGACACCCAAACAGCAGGAGCTGTACATAGAGTATGCGTGCAAGCAGTACGAAGAGGAAATGATGGAGCTAAGACAACGTCAACGAGAGGCGATGTCGGGGACAATGTTTCCGGacccaaaaccaaaaccatTCTTGACAAGAATCAAACATCTCTTCAACAAGCCAAAAGTGTATCCGATAAAGCAGCTCCACGAGGAGAGCCCCAATTGCTACTTTGCCACAGCAGAAACCATCGATGAGGTGGAGAAAGAGGCAAACCGTGCAGCTTCTCCGGATCAAATGGTGTGA
- the SWA2 gene encoding auxilin-like protein SWA2: MTDPFADLLSSFKSGQTPSDSKPSSLKNASLNDLLSSRSAVNSPAPVPVTTTTTTTPPLQKMNDLSGDLFDDLLSKPITQNKKVESPLASASTKDDFDLVFESLNSPPPAVFVQNENEVEISERTPKQEEPVVDEVKDMEISKIMSLGISFEKSVRYYEKGILYEQLLDRKLNHKTRSGSENLDSSYAFSSTSSHTSYGQTEETPAFLAMASKFFNKGKDFIEDKIIAPLQHDDLEQRSPPQSHLRQSRHPNGNSLPKKTPLARSEFFGDNDATGIHSIDQLSIQENKSTSAIRRSEPSPKPQNSPLPAGSGSEPQSKLENDTPVLLDFDAGPETQSSSQYHISEFELTSFNEFKNNGVKLFGSGDFHGAFSQFEKSLNTLPTEHPLRIISLSNMISCQLKMGENSKALKTIDVAIEMIKKCPDLSTVIEQSSPPRTYKQMSEKIESKHAEIYEHMENYDKALSIYTQLISEGVTDRKIMEGKRRCEKIVNPEKFKPKPPKTVTKPSINPSQVKSTSPSLNSDALHKIKEDGKKKAQEEEKRLELYDKVNEKIKKWSYQHEKDLRYLLVHVDPLLKWTSWKPVSPEDVVLEKKVKLYYLKAIAKTHPDKIPSDTSLENIMVAENVYMTLNKAWEDFKSTNNV, from the coding sequence ATGACTGATCCCTTTGCAGACCTTCTTTCATCCTTTAAATCAGGCCAAACTCCATCCGACAGCAAACCCTCTTCATTGAAGAATGCATCCCTAAATGATCTTTTGTCAAGTCGATCGGCTGTCAATTCGCCAGCCCCAGTTCCAGTgaccactactactactactactccTCCACTCCAAAAGATGAATGATCTTTCGGGCGATCTTTTTGACGACCTGCTGTCGAAACCAATAACTCAGAACAAAAAAGTGGAAAGTCCTCTAGCTAGCGCTTCAACAAAGGATGATTTTGATCTGGTATTTGAATCCCTTAACTCACCACCGCCTGCAGTCTTCGtccaaaatgaaaatgaggTTGAAATTTCGGAACGCACTCCAAAGCAGGAAGAGCCTGTGGTGGATGAAGTGAAAGATATGGAAATCTCTAAAATCATGTCTTTAGGTATCAGTTTCGAGAAATCAGTTCGTTACTACGAGAAGGGTATTCTCTATGAGCAATTGTTAGACAGAAAACTCAATCATAAGACTCGCTCAGGATCAGAAAATCTAGATTCATCGTATGCATTCTCATCCACATCCTCACATACGTCCTATGGTCAAACAGAGGAAACTCCTGCGTTTCTGGCTATGGCCtccaagttcttcaacaaggGGAAAGATTTCATCGAAGATAAGATCATCGCACCCTTGCAGCATGATGATTTAGAGCAAAGATCCCCTCCACAATCTCATCTGCGACAATCCCGTCATCCAAACGGTAACTCTTTGCCAAAAAAGACGCCGCTCGCCCGTTCGGAGTTTTTCGGCGACAACGACGCTACTGGGATTCATTCGATTGATCAATTGTCTATCcaagaaaataaatctaCTTCTGCCATTCGAAGAAGTGAACCCTCTCCAAAACCACAAAATTCGCCTCTACCAGCAGGATCTGGGTCAGAACCTCAGTCGAAGTTGGAGAATGATACTCCGGTATTATTGGACTTTGATGCAGGCCCAGAAACTCAATCATCATCACAATACCACATATCGGAATTCGAATTGACCAGTTTCAAcgaattcaaaaacaatgGTGTTAAGTTATTTGGATCTGGGGATTTTCATGGCGCATTCTCacaatttgaaaaatcaTTGAACACCCTTCCTACGGAACATCCACTCCGTATCATTTCATTGTCTAATATGATTTCATGTCAATTGAAAATGGGGGAGAATTCTAAGGCTCTAAAAACAATAGACGTTGCCATTGAAATGATTAAAAAATGTCCAGATTTGTCTACTGTTATTGAGCAGAGCTCTCCACCTAGGACATATAAGCAAATGTCAGAGAAAATTGAATCAAAGCATGCTGAAATATATGAACATATGGAAAACTATGATAAAGCTCTCTCAATATACACCCAATTGATCTCTGAAGGTGTCACTGATAGAAAGATCatggaaggaaaaagacGTTGCGAGAAAATTGTGAATCCAGAAAAATTCAAGCCGAAACCCCCTAAAACAGTAACAAAACCATCAATTAACCCATCCCAAGTGAAAAGCACATCTCCAAGTCTAAATTCGGATGCTTTacataaaataaaagaagacgggaaaaagaaagcccaagaagaggaaaagaggTTGGAGTTATATGATAAAGTTAATgagaaaattaaaaaatggTCATATCAGCATGAGAAGGATTTGAGATACCTATTGGTTCATGTAGATCCACTTCTTAAATGGACTTCTTGGAAGCCTGTCTCCCCTGAGGATGtggttcttgaaaagaaagtaaaaCTTTACTATTTGAAAGCAATTGCAAAAACTCATCCAGATAAAATTCCCTCCGATACAAGTTTAGAAAATATCATGGTTGCTGAGAATGTGTACATGACGTTGAATAAGGCGTGGGAGGACTTCAAATCTACGAATAACGTTTAG